The Kocuria flava nucleotide sequence ACCGCGGCGGCGTACTCCGTCCGGGGAGGCACCCGGGGAGGCGGAGAACCCGCGCCGCCGGCCGCCGGGCTTTCGTGCCGGCCGGTCCGTGGGTGGCCGGCCACGCAGCCGGTGACCGGTCGCCCCTCGACCGTCCGCCGCCCAGCGCGGACCCCGGTGGCAGCGCTCTCCGGACCACCGGTCGCACGCGGGACCGCCACGGAGGGACGGACGGCGGGGGAAGTCATGGGACCATCATCCGATCCGCGTCGGACACCCTAAGAAGTGATCCGCATCACCAGCAGACCCGTTCTCGCCGGGGCGCACCGGGCGGCCCCGGCCGGACGAGGCGCGGAGGTCAGCCCGCGCAGACCGGCGGCGCACCGACCGGGACCCCGGCGAACCGCCGACCCTGCACCGGCCGGCAGGCCGGCGCCTGCGCAGCAGCGAGCGGCAGCGCGCAGGAGCCGGAACTCCCCGGGCGCGCCACCGGCGGGGTCCGTGCGCTACGCCGCGCCGCTGGGCGCCCCCTCCCCGACGAACGGGTAGTCGATGTAGCCCTCGGGACCCTGCGCGTAGAAGGTCCGGGGGTCGGCCGGGGTCTCGGGAAGCCCCTCCGACCAGCGGCGGACGAGGTCCGGGTTCGCGATCGCGGGACGCCCGACGACGACGCCGTCCGCCACGCCCTCCTCCAGCAGCCGGACCGACTCCTCGCGGGTGGTGGGGGTGCCGAAGCCGCTGTTGGCGAGGAACGCCCCGCCGAAGCGGGTGCGCAGGCCCTGGACGAGCTCGTCGCCGGGCTCGGCGTGGAGCACGGAGAGGTAGGCGAGGCCGAGGCCGGCGATGCCGTCGACCATGGCGCCGTAGGTGGCCTCGACGTCGGCACGGTCGGTCTCGAGCGCGCCCTGGATGTTGTGCTCCGGGGAGATCCGCAGCCCGACCCGGTCGGGTCCGACCGCCTCGGCCACGGCCCGCACGACCTCGACCACGAAGCGGGCCCGGTTCTCCGGGGAGCCGCCGTAGGCGTCCCCGCGGTGGTTGGCGGTGGGCGCGAGGAACTCGTGGAGCAGGTAGCCGTTGGCGCCGTGGAGCTCCACGCCGTCCAGGCCGGCCTCGACCGCGTTGCGGGCGCCCTGCACGAAGTTCTCGACCACGGCGGGCAGCTCCTCGGCGGTCAGGGCGCGGGGAACGGGCAGCTCGGCCTTGCCGCTGTAGGTGCGGACCGTGCCGCCGGGAGCCACCGCGCTCGGGGCGACCGGCTGCGCACCGCCGTTGAGGTCGGGGTGGGAGATGCGGCCGGCGTGCATGACCTGCATGAAGATCCGGCCGCCCTCGGCGTGCACGGCCTCGGCCACGCGACGCCACCCGGCGACGTGCGCGGGGGTCTGGATGCCGGGCTGGAAGGCGAAGCCCTGGCCGACCACGTCGGGGTAGGTGCCCTCCGTGACGATCAGGCCCATCGACGCGCGCTGGGCGTAGTGCTCGACGATCAGGTCGGTGGGCACGCCGTCGCGACCGGCGCGCAGGCGGGTCAACGGAGCCATGACGAGGCGGTTGGGCAGCTCGAGGGAGCCGACGGCGAGCGGGGTGGTGAGGACGGTCTGCGGCACGGGGAACACCTTTCCGGCAGGGGGCTGATTCTTCCTCCCTCAACGGTTCCCGGTCCCGGATCATTCGCGTGCGGCCTGTCTTGTCGCTCACAGAGTGGTCGAAGCGATACCCCCTGGGGTATATTGGGAGCACACGACCCGAGTCCGTCGGGACGACCGGAAGGATTTCCCATGAAGAGCATCAGCGTGGACGAGCTGGCCCGCCTGGGCGCCGACGCCGTGGTCCTCGACGTCCGCGAGGAGGACGAGTTCGCCGAGGCCCGGATCGCGGGGGCGCGCAACGTGCCGCTCTCGCGGCTGGCCGACTCCCTCGACGACGTCCCCGCCGCACGGCCGCTGCACGTGCTGTGCGCCGGCGGCGGGCGCAGCGCCCGGGCCACCCAGTTCCTCGAGACCCAGGGCTTCGACGCCGTCAACGTCCTCGGCGGGATCAACGAGTGGTACCGCGCGGGCCACCCGATCACCACCCCGGCCGGCACCGTGGAGCGCTGAGCCGTGGGACTGCTCAGCCGCCTCTTCGGCCGGACCGCCGGCCGTTCCTTCGAGACCGTCGACGTCGAGCGCGCCCAGGAGCTGCTGCGCACCGGCGCGGTGCTCGTGGACGTGCGCACGCCCCAGGAGTACCGCGCCGGCCACGCCCCCGGCGCCCGGCACATCCCCCTCGACGCCCTCGGCACCCGCCGCCGCGAGCTCTCCCCGGAGCGCCCGGTCGTGCTCGTGTGCCGCTCGGGCGCCCGTTCCGCCGCGGCGGCGCGGCAGCTCGCCGAGGCCGGCTACGACGTCGCGAGCCTGCGCGGCGGCATGCAGGCCTGGCAGCGCGCCGGGCAGCGCGTCGTCGGCCGCAACGGCCGGCCCGGCAGCGTCGCCTGACCCGCGCCTCCGGATCCGTGCCGTCCGGTCCTGTGGCGTCTGAATCCCGCGCCGCTCGATCCGCACCGCTCACTCCGTGCTGCTTGGCCCGCGCCTCCGGATCCGTGCCGCCCGGTCCCGTGACGTCTGATCCCGCGCCGCCCGATGCGCGTCACCCGATCCGTGCCGTCCGATCCCGCGCCGCCCGATGCGCGTCGCCCGACTCCACGCCGCCTCAGCGCCGGGACCGCACGGCACCCCGGTCCCCGGGCGGGGACCCGCGCGGGGACCGGGCGTAGCCGCGCGGGGTGGTGCCCAGGACCGTGCGGAACTCCCGGGTGAGGTGGGACTGGTCCGCGAAGCCGAGCTCCGCGGCGAGCGCCCCGAGATCGAGCCCCGGATCGGCCCGCACCCGCTCGGCGGCCTCCTGGAGCCGACGACGGCGGAGCAGCAGCCCCGGCGGCATCCCCACGAAGCGCGCCGCCAGCCGCTGCAGCGTCCGCTCCGACACGTGCAGCCGCCGGGCGAGCCCCGCCGGCGTCCGCTCCTCCGGGCCCGCCTCGACGAGGTCGACCAGCCGGTTGGCCAGCAGGCCCTCCTCCAGCAGCCCGGGATCCGCGGCCGCCGCCCGCTCCCGCACGTGGTCGAGGAGCAGGCCCACCGCCCGGTCGTGGCGCGCCCGCGGGTCCTCCTCGGCCATGGCCCGCACCACCCGCTCGTGCAGCGCGCCGGCGGCCAGGGGCGCCGAGCCGTCCAGCAGCTGCGCGGGGCGCTCCGTGAACAGCAGGACCCCGGCCGGGCGCAGCAGGGCGCCGACCGCCCACCCCGTGCCGGTCAGCACCCGGGTGGAGGCCCGGGTCGTGGGCCCGTGCAGGGCGACGCCCGCCGGCTCCACCACCAGGTTGCTCGCCGGGTAGCCGAGCACCAGCTGCTCGGCCGACTCCCCCGCCGGCAGCGACCACTCCGGCAGCCACAGCTGCCGGACCAGGGCGGCGACGTCGTCGGGCGCGCCGCGGCGCGTCACCACGGCCCCCGCCCCCGGGGTGAGGTGGCCCCGCGTGGTCGACGGCTCGCTCATGCTCCGAGCGCAGCCAGGGGCCCGCACGTCCGGGGCGGGATGGCGGGAATGTTCAAGACCGCGCGGCCGCCCGGCGCCCAGCATGGATCCATGAGCACGCACAGCACGGACACCACCCCCGACGCCTCCGCACCCCGCGGCGTCACCGGCGAGCACACCGTCGACGGGCGGCCCCGCGGCTTCACCGCCCTGACGCCCTTCCTCGCCCTGCGCGACGCCGCCGGGGCCCTGCGGTTCTACCAGCAGGTCCTCGGGGCCGAGGTCGTCGACCGCACCGAGATGCCCGGCCCCGACGGCAGCCCCGTCGTCGTCCACGCGACGCTGGACCTCGGCCTCGGCCGTCTCCAGGTCGGGGAGACGAACCCCGCCCTGCACCTGGTGCCCCCGCCCGGCGGCGACGACGCCGGCTACTCGCTGGGGCTCTACGTCCCGGACGTCGACGCGGTCGTCGCCCGTGCCGTGGCCGCCGGCGCCACGGTGCGCGAGCCGGTGGCCGACTTCGTCTCCGGGGACCGGTACGCGAGCCTGCGGGACCCCTTCGGCGTGCGCTGGTCCGTCATGACGCGCGTCGAGGACCTCACCGACGAGCAGAGCGCCGCGCGCGTCGCCGAGTGGGCGGCGGCGCAGGCGCCGTGACCGCGGCCGCCCGGGACACCCCCGGGCGGCCGCGGGCGGACCCTCACCCGCGGCGCTGCAGGCCCCGCACCCCGTCCTCGAGCACCCAGGACGCCTTCGTGGTGGCCGCCGCGCCGGGGACGGTGACCCGGTCGAGCACCCGGAAGTCGGCGGTCATCGCCTCCGGGGTGATGCGCGTGCGGACGTAGCCGCGCTGGTCGGCGTAGAACCTCAGGTGCGGGTTCCACGCCATCATCGGGTCGGTGGTCGCGCCGGAGCCGTCGCCCGTGGAGGTGATCGACGAGCACACCAGCTCGGAGCCGACCACCGGGGCGTCGGGATCCCGGGCGTCCGCCCGGATGTCGGCCGCCCAGTGCCGGTGGACGTCGCCCGTGAGCACCACCGGGTTGCGCACCCCGGCGTCCTGCCAGCCCCGCACGATGCGCTCGCGCGAGGCCGCGTAGCCGTCCCAGCCGTCCATCGAGACGTCGTCCACGTCCGGCGCCTGCGCACGGTCCCGCTCGGCGAAGAACACCTGCTGGCCCAGCAGGTCCCAGCGGGCGGTCGAGGAGCGGAAGCCGTCCAGCAGCCACTTCTCCTGCGCCGCACCCGTGATGGAGCGCGCCGGGTCCCAGCGCTCCGCGACATTCTTGTCCCAGCCGTCCCCGGCGAGCTGGTCGTCGCGGTACTGGCGGGTGTCGAGCATGTGGAAGTTCGCGAGCTGCCCCCACTGGACCCGCCGGTAGATCCGCATCCGGTCGCCCGCCGGTGCCGAGGGACGGCGCAGCGGCATGTTCTCCCAGTACGCCTGGAACGCCGCGGCCCGGCGCCGGCGGAAGCGCTCGTCCGTGTCGTTGCCCTGTCCCGCGTCCCGGTTCTCGGGGATGCTCGCGGCCCAGTTGTTGTCCACCTCGTGGTCGTCCCACACCACCAGCCACGGGGCCACGGCGTGGGCGGCCTGCAGGTCCTCGTCCGTCTTGTACTGGGCGTGGCGCAGCCGGTAGGTCGGCAGGTCCACGGTCTCGGGGCCCTCGTGGTCGCGGACGTTGCCGTCCCCCGAGACGTAGGACTTCGCCCGGTACTCGTACTGGTAGTCGCCCAGGTGCAGCACCAGGTCCGGCTGGTCCTCGGCCAGGCGGCGGTACGCGGTGAACCAGCCGTGCTCGTACTGGGAGCAGGAGGCGAAGGCCATGGCGAGGGCGGCGGGGGTCTCGTCCCACGCCGGGGTGGTCAGGGCCCGTCCCACCGGGGAGAGGTGGCGGGCCGTGCGGAACCGGTACCAGTACTCCCGGCCCGGGCGCAGCCCGTGCAGCTCCACGTGGACCGCGTGGGCGGACTCGGGGCGGGCGATCTCGCTGCCCCGCCGCACGACCGAGCGCATGCCCTCGTCCTCGGCCACCTCCCAGGAGACCTGGACCGGGCGGGAGGGCATGCCGCCGAGCCCGTCCTCGGCCAGCGGGTCGAGGGCCAGGCGGGTCCAGAGGACGAAGCCGTCGGGCCAGGGGTCCCCGGAGGCGACGCCCAGGGTGAACGGGTCCCCCGTCAGGGACGCGCCCCGGGAGGCAGCGGGGGCGGCCGTGGCGATCCCGGGGACGGCGGCGACGAGGCCGGCACCGAGGCCGGCGGCGAGCAGGGTTCTGCGCGAGGTGGTCATGGCGCCGAGGCTAGGAAACCCGCGGCAACGGCCTCTTCCGCCCCGGTGAAAGATGCATGAACATCATGTTGAGAGCTGCTCCGGGCTGCTCGGACGGTTCACGGCCCGGGTTACTCGGACGGCTCCCGGCCCGGTCGGCGAACGGGCACACGACCCCGGGAGAGGGCGGGAACGCGGGCCGAGCCGCCGGACGAGTGCGCCCGGACCCGCCGGCCTGCGGACCCGCGGGCCGGGTCCACGAGCAGGATCAGCAGCCCGCGCCCTGCGGGTTCTCAAGGCAGTCGTCGGCGTAGTTGCGCACCGTCGAGCGCCAGACGCTGACCGGGACGGGCGCGCTCGTGACGTCGTTGAGCCCGGCCACGGGCAGCCACGGCCCGCCCGCGATCGAGTACTCGCCCGCGAAGTAGGTGGTGAGGGTGACCGCGAAGTCCCCGGTCCGCGTGTAGACGTGGCTCGTGTCGGTCGGCTCGTCCCACGCCCCCGGCGCCAGGGGCGCGCCGCTGAGCTCGGTCGGGCCCAGGCTCGTCCCGTCGCCGTAGTTCCACGCGTACTGCACCGGCAGCGCCCGGACCTGGACCGGGAAGCCGCCGAGCTCCGTGGCGAACTGCTGCGGCTGGGCGACGGCGTAGACGTTCGTGTGCATGCCCTTCAGCGTGTCGGGCGAGGGCTCCACGGTGCTCAGCGCCGGGGCGACGGCGAGGGTCCGGAAGTCCTCCAGCGTGAAGGTCGGCAGCTCGATGGTCTCGCCGCCCTCCTCCGCCTGCTCGGTGGAGACGCACATCGGCTCGCCCCACGGGGTGTTCAGGTCCGTGCCCTGGTTGACGACGACGTTCATGTACACGCCGGTGCCGCCGCCCTCCGGGGTGCAGGACTGCTCGGCCGTGCAGTCGTCGAACTGTGCGGCGTCGTCCCGGTAGCGCGCGCAGGAGTTCTCCAGCCGGAACACCTGCTCACGGGAGCGCGCGATCGACTCCGGACTGAACGGGCGGTCGATGCCCTGGTCCTCGAGGTACTGCCGCAGCGCCTTCTGGAAGGCGGGGTCCTTATCGGGGTCGTAGTCCACGGGGTCGGCGCCGACAGGGACGGCAGCGACGGGCTGCTCCGAGCTGCCGCTGACCGGGCCCTCTTCGAGACGGAGCTGGAGCTTGACCTCCCCGCCGTCTGCGACGGCCCTCGTGGCATTTTCGACCCCGGCGCCGCGTTGGTCCACAACGGAATGACCGCCACCTACAGAGGAAACCAGTTCGGACAGATCTGAAGAGTCGCCTTCGTTTCCACGCGCTGGAACCCCCGCAGTAAATGCCAATACAAACGTAAGTGCAGATATTCCCAATCGTTTTTTCACTGCATTTCCCCGACGCCTGGCATATTAGCCGCCGTTATGTATAACCATTTACCGTTCCTGTAATCGAGGTAAATGGGAAATGGATCATTTAGGCCCTTTCGAGGTTCTGCCTCGTATGTGATTCGACCGTTCTCAACTAACTTGATGCCCTCAGAGTTGGCTAATGACACGGGCTTGTAGACGCCATCTACGGCTCGAACCAGAGATTCATCTTGAATTTCAACGCGCTCTCTTCCTCCGATAAACCAGGCGTCTCGCGCGTAGACTTCATCAATTACGTCAAACTGTTCATAGCATCGTTCACATGAAGTGCTGACTACTTCGCGAACAAATTTTGTGTTACCTGTCTGATTGGCAAACCACATCGCGTCCGACCAGTAGTCGAGGAACGCCTGCGCCCCCTCGAGCGACTCCTCCTTCGCGAGCGCGGGCATGACCGGCTCCGGGACGTTGCGGGCGGGGCCCTCGAGCGAGGCGGGGACGTACTCGTCCGCGGTCGCCGCGGGCCCCTCCCCCGAGGAGGAAGTGGGGGCCGGGCTGGAGGAGCCGGGGCTGGGCGGGGCTGCGGCGTCGTCGTTCCCGGGCTCCCCGGGGGCGCAGCCCGTGAGGAGGAGCGTCGCCAGCAGAACGACTCCGATCGGCGCACCGACTGACCACGACCGGACCATGGATCCCCCGCTTCGCTCGATCGCCGTCCCCGTGGCGGCGGAATGCCCCCGATAGTAGGCGGCCCCGCGTGTGCGCGAGCAACCCCTGTGGACCGGCGACGCCACGTCACAAGGCGCGAAATCATGAGGCCTGGTCAGCGTCCGGTCGGTCACGGAAAAGTTAAGGTCACATTGACCAGAAGAGTGTTAGAGTCAGTGCGACAAGAACGCGGCCGACCCGGGAGGTGCTATGACCGCAGCAGAGGTGGACCTGGCCGTCTCGACCGTGATCTTCGCGGCCCGCGGCACCGGCCCCGACGGCCGCAAGGAGCTGTGGCTGCCCCTGGTCCGGCGCATCCGCGACCCGTTCCGCGGCCTGTGGGCGCTGCCGGGCGGACCGCTGCGCCCGGACGAGGATCTCGAGGCCTCCGCCGCCCGCTCCCTGCACCTGACGACCGGACTGCAGCCGGGCTACCTCGAGCAGCTCTACGCCTTCGGCGGCCTCACCCGCTCCGCGGACGCCGCCGAGCGGGTGGTCTCGATCGTCTACTGGGCCTCCATCCGCGCCGACCAGGCCTCCGAGCTGCACGCCGACCTCAACGTCTCGTGGCTGCGCGCGGCCGACCTGCCGCCGCTGGCCTTCGACCACGACGACATCGTGGACTACGCCCTCCAGCGGCTGCGCAACAAGATCACCTACAGCCGCGTGGCCTTCTCCTTCCTCGGCGAGACGTTCACCCTCGCCGAGCTGCGCGAGGTGCACGAGGCGATCCTCGGCGCCCCGCTGGACCCGGCGAACTTCCGCCGGCAGGCGCTGGCCTCCGGCGCCGTGATCGACACCGGGACGCGGCTGGAGGGCACGCGCCACCGCCCGCCCCGGCTCTACCGCTACAACTCGACCCTCGACCTCGCCGACCGGGCACCGGCCGGCCGCACTCCCCAGGAGAACCGATGACCTCCGTCGCCACCCGCATCGACCTGCTCCGCACCCGGCCCGACGGGCTGCCGGGCGCAGGCGCCGGACGCAGCACCTGCAGCTCCGAGCTCGCGACGAACCCGTGGGACTTCGCCCCCGCTGTCTCCGCCGGCTACGGCCCGGGCGCCTCCCAGGACGACGCCGTGCCCGCCGGCGCCCCGGCCCAGCCGGCCATCCCGGAGGAGTACAAGCACGCCTCCGCCGAGGAGCTCGCCGCCCGCATCACCGCCGCCAAGCGGGAGCTGGGCGAGCGGGTCGTCGTGCTCGGGCACTTCTACCAGCGCGACGAGATCGTCGCGCACGCCGACTTCCTCGGCGACTCCTTCCAGCTGGCCCGCGCCGCCCGCTCGAAGCCCGAGGCCGAGGCCATCGTCTTCTGCGGCGTGCACTTCATGGCCGAGACCGCCGACATCCTCTCCGGCGAGCACCAGTCCGTGATCCTGCCCAACCTCGCCGCCGGCTGCTCCATGGCGGACATGGCCGACGAGGACTCCGTCGAGGAGGCCTGGGAGCAGCTGATGGACGTCCTCGGGGAGACCGACGACGACGGCCGGCAGACCGTGGTCCCGGTGACCTACATGAACTCCTCCGCGGCGCTCAAGGCCTTCTGCGGCCGCCACGGCGGAATCGTGTGCACCTCCTCCAACGCCGCCACCGTCCTGGAGTGGGCCTTCGAGCGCGGCCGGCGGGTGCTGTTCTTCCCCGACCAGCACCTGGGCCGCAACACCGCCAAGGCGATGGGGATCCCCCTCGAGCGGATGCCGATGTGGAACCCGCGCCAGGACCTGGGCGGGAACACCGCGCAGGATCTCGAGGACGCGCAGGTGATCCTGTGGCACGGCTTCTGCTCGGTGCACCGGCGCTTCACCACCGCCCAGATCGAGCAGGCCCGCGCCGAGCACCCCGGGGTGCGCGTGATCGTGCACCCGGAGTGCCCCATGCCCGTGGTCGACGCCGCCGACGAGAGCGGCTCGACCGACCACATCCGCAAGGCCGTCGAGGCCGCCGCGCCCGGCACGACCTTCGCGATCGGCACCGAGATCAACATGGTCAACCGGCTGGCCGCGGAGCACCCCGAGCACACGATCTTCTGCCTCGACCCCGTGATCTGCCCCTGCTCCACCATGTACCGCATCCACCCCGGCTACCTGGCCTGGGTGCTGGAGGAGCTCGTCGCCGGCCGGGTGGTCAACCAGGTCTCCGTGGACGCCGCCACCGCCCGGGACGCCCAGGTGGCGCTCGAGCGGATGCTGGCGGCGCTGCCGCGGTGAACGCCACCCGGAGCCCGCGCGTGCTCGTGGTGGGCAGCGGTCACCACGGCCCTCGAGGCCTGTGCCCGCGGCCACGAGGTGGTCCTCGCGGCCAAGGATAAGGATGCCCTCGACGCCACGAACACCGTGCGCGCCCAGGGCGGGATGGCGGCCATGACCGCCGGGCTGCCCGGCGGCCAGCCCCGCGACCGCGCCGAGCTGCACGTCGCCGACACCCTCGCCGCCGGGGCCGGACTGTGCGAGGAGCCCGCCGTGCGCGCCCTCGTGGCCGGCTCGGCAGCCGCCGTGGCGGACCTCGAGCGGTGGGGCGTCGCCTTCGACCGCACCGCCGGACCCGGCTCCCCCTGGGTCGAGGGCCTCGAGGGCGCCCACTCGGTGCCGCGGATCCTGCACGCCGGCGGCGACGCGACGGGCCGGGAGATCCAGCGCGCACTGCTGGCCGCCGCGCTCGGGGCCG carries:
- a CDS encoding alkene reductase; protein product: MAPLTRLRAGRDGVPTDLIVEHYAQRASMGLIVTEGTYPDVVGQGFAFQPGIQTPAHVAGWRRVAEAVHAEGGRIFMQVMHAGRISHPDLNGGAQPVAPSAVAPGGTVRTYSGKAELPVPRALTAEELPAVVENFVQGARNAVEAGLDGVELHGANGYLLHEFLAPTANHRGDAYGGSPENRARFVVEVVRAVAEAVGPDRVGLRISPEHNIQGALETDRADVEATYGAMVDGIAGLGLAYLSVLHAEPGDELVQGLRTRFGGAFLANSGFGTPTTREESVRLLEEGVADGVVVGRPAIANPDLVRRWSEGLPETPADPRTFYAQGPEGYIDYPFVGEGAPSGAA
- a CDS encoding rhodanese-like domain-containing protein; the protein is MKSISVDELARLGADAVVLDVREEDEFAEARIAGARNVPLSRLADSLDDVPAARPLHVLCAGGGRSARATQFLETQGFDAVNVLGGINEWYRAGHPITTPAGTVER
- a CDS encoding rhodanese-like domain-containing protein, which encodes MGLLSRLFGRTAGRSFETVDVERAQELLRTGAVLVDVRTPQEYRAGHAPGARHIPLDALGTRRRELSPERPVVLVCRSGARSAAAARQLAEAGYDVASLRGGMQAWQRAGQRVVGRNGRPGSVA
- a CDS encoding helix-turn-helix domain-containing protein; protein product: MSEPSTTRGHLTPGAGAVVTRRGAPDDVAALVRQLWLPEWSLPAGESAEQLVLGYPASNLVVEPAGVALHGPTTRASTRVLTGTGWAVGALLRPAGVLLFTERPAQLLDGSAPLAAGALHERVVRAMAEEDPRARHDRAVGLLLDHVRERAAAADPGLLEEGLLANRLVDLVEAGPEERTPAGLARRLHVSERTLQRLAARFVGMPPGLLLRRRRLQEAAERVRADPGLDLGALAAELGFADQSHLTREFRTVLGTTPRGYARSPRGSPPGDRGAVRSRR
- a CDS encoding VOC family protein is translated as MSTHSTDTTPDASAPRGVTGEHTVDGRPRGFTALTPFLALRDAAGALRFYQQVLGAEVVDRTEMPGPDGSPVVVHATLDLGLGRLQVGETNPALHLVPPPGGDDAGYSLGLYVPDVDAVVARAVAAGATVREPVADFVSGDRYASLRDPFGVRWSVMTRVEDLTDEQSAARVAEWAAAQAP
- a CDS encoding alkaline phosphatase D family protein encodes the protein MTTSRRTLLAAGLGAGLVAAVPGIATAAPAASRGASLTGDPFTLGVASGDPWPDGFVLWTRLALDPLAEDGLGGMPSRPVQVSWEVAEDEGMRSVVRRGSEIARPESAHAVHVELHGLRPGREYWYRFRTARHLSPVGRALTTPAWDETPAALAMAFASCSQYEHGWFTAYRRLAEDQPDLVLHLGDYQYEYRAKSYVSGDGNVRDHEGPETVDLPTYRLRHAQYKTDEDLQAAHAVAPWLVVWDDHEVDNNWAASIPENRDAGQGNDTDERFRRRRAAAFQAYWENMPLRRPSAPAGDRMRIYRRVQWGQLANFHMLDTRQYRDDQLAGDGWDKNVAERWDPARSITGAAQEKWLLDGFRSSTARWDLLGQQVFFAERDRAQAPDVDDVSMDGWDGYAASRERIVRGWQDAGVRNPVVLTGDVHRHWAADIRADARDPDAPVVGSELVCSSITSTGDGSGATTDPMMAWNPHLRFYADQRGYVRTRITPEAMTADFRVLDRVTVPGAAATTKASWVLEDGVRGLQRRG
- a CDS encoding PKD domain-containing protein, with the translated sequence MDYDPDKDPAFQKALRQYLEDQGIDRPFSPESIARSREQVFRLENSCARYRDDAAQFDDCTAEQSCTPEGGGTGVYMNVVVNQGTDLNTPWGEPMCVSTEQAEEGGETIELPTFTLEDFRTLAVAPALSTVEPSPDTLKGMHTNVYAVAQPQQFATELGGFPVQVRALPVQYAWNYGDGTSLGPTELSGAPLAPGAWDEPTDTSHVYTRTGDFAVTLTTYFAGEYSIAGGPWLPVAGLNDVTSAPVPVSVWRSTVRNYADDCLENPQGAGC
- a CDS encoding DUF6318 family protein, with the translated sequence MPALAKEESLEGAQAFLDYWSDAMWFANQTGNTKFVREVVSTSCERCYEQFDVIDEVYARDAWFIGGRERVEIQDESLVRAVDGVYKPVSLANSEGIKLVENGRITYEAEPRKGLNDPFPIYLDYRNGKWLYITAANMPGVGEMQ
- a CDS encoding NUDIX hydrolase, whose protein sequence is MTAAEVDLAVSTVIFAARGTGPDGRKELWLPLVRRIRDPFRGLWALPGGPLRPDEDLEASAARSLHLTTGLQPGYLEQLYAFGGLTRSADAAERVVSIVYWASIRADQASELHADLNVSWLRAADLPPLAFDHDDIVDYALQRLRNKITYSRVAFSFLGETFTLAELREVHEAILGAPLDPANFRRQALASGAVIDTGTRLEGTRHRPPRLYRYNSTLDLADRAPAGRTPQENR
- the nadA gene encoding quinolinate synthase NadA, yielding MTSVATRIDLLRTRPDGLPGAGAGRSTCSSELATNPWDFAPAVSAGYGPGASQDDAVPAGAPAQPAIPEEYKHASAEELAARITAAKRELGERVVVLGHFYQRDEIVAHADFLGDSFQLARAARSKPEAEAIVFCGVHFMAETADILSGEHQSVILPNLAAGCSMADMADEDSVEEAWEQLMDVLGETDDDGRQTVVPVTYMNSSAALKAFCGRHGGIVCTSSNAATVLEWAFERGRRVLFFPDQHLGRNTAKAMGIPLERMPMWNPRQDLGGNTAQDLEDAQVILWHGFCSVHRRFTTAQIEQARAEHPGVRVIVHPECPMPVVDAADESGSTDHIRKAVEAAAPGTTFAIGTEINMVNRLAAEHPEHTIFCLDPVICPCSTMYRIHPGYLAWVLEELVAGRVVNQVSVDAATARDAQVALERMLAALPR